GGTATCCCATATTACATCACCAGTAACGGGATTGATTGAAAAGGAATTACTTGCAGTAGGTTGTGTAAACCCGGGAATATCAATCCCGCCGGTGGTTTTACAGTTTACCAGCCGGTAAGAGAGACTGTCACCATCAACATCATAAGCACCGGGATTGTGGATAAAAACCTGGTTGACACATCCTACATCAATCGGAGGGTTCAACAGGGTAGGGGAATTATTGTAACCGAGAAAAGGATTTATGACCATTTCGGTCTGGACGTACATCGGCACGTTCACGGAATTGGGGATATTCACCACGCCATAGTTCCGGTTAGGATCTTCCATATACAGGGTATATGTTCCGGGTGAACTGTATGTGTGCCGATTAGTAGTGGCATCTAAATCCGGGTTATACTCATAAACATTCAGGGTGATATTATCGGCAAGGGCGGTCTTCTGGGTCCGCTTCAGCGTGCTGCTGGTCCCATCACCCCAGAAAATATCGAGGTACGGTCGGTCGGCCGGGCTTGGCGTAAAGGTATAAGTAATGATCTTTGCTTCATAAGTAAGGCCTGAAATGTGCCTGTAAGTGATCTCGGCAGCCCTTTGATGAGTGGCCATTGCCTGGATAAAGCCAAACAAAACAAGAATGCATATAAACAAAACCTTTTTCATTACTGTTAATCCCTAACAAGGTTCAAATTTAGATAAAATCTCTGCTTCAGGAGTTTCCTCTCGAGAATTATATATATAACGAACCGTCGTTATGCAGCAAAAAATATTCCGTAAAGTAGTATATTTGTCTAAAATTAAAATTGTTGAGTGAGCAAAATTTAGATATTGATGTCGATAAAGTCGTCAGATACTGGATAGAAACATCCGATGAGGATTTTCAAACGATGTTACATTTATTTGATTCAAAATCTTATGCATGGTCATTGTTTTTAGGACATATTTCGGTTGAAAAGTTACTTAAAGCTTATTATGTTAGCAAAAATAAAAAGCACGCTCCTTTAACTCATAATTTATACAGATTAGCTGAAATTAGTGAGCTTAAATTGACCGATGAATACGCTGACTTGCTTGACAAGATTACCTCATTTAATCTAAACGCCAGATATGATGATTACAAAAGGGAGTTTTATTCCTTGTGCACGGTTGATTTTACGAAAGATTGGATTGGAAAAATTAAAAAGATCAGGTTATGGATAAAACAGATGCTTTAAATATTGCTCAAAAATATGCGAATGCTGTAAATGCAAATTATGAGTTCATCAGGATTTTTCTTTTTGGTTCATATGCAAAAGGAAATTATAACGATGATAGTGATATTGATATAGCGGTGGTGTTTAAAGATTATAGCAATTTGATTGATATGCAATTGGAATTGATGCGATTAAGACGAAAGATTGATAGTAGGATTGAGCCACATCCTTTTAGAGAATATGAGTTTGAGCTATCTAATCCAATTGTGAATGAGATTATTAAATACGGAAAAGAGATCAATATCAACATATCCTAAAGGCAGCCTGAAGCATCTTATCTTCGATTAAAACGCATCAGGCAGGAAGTGACAATTGTATTAAGATGAGACCATAATATTAGATTTGCCGAAAAAAATTTACCTTGCAATAAGGAACTTCCCAGTATAAACTACTCTTTGTCTCTCCCGGATAACCAATAGGTAAAGACCTTGTGGAAGGTTTGAAATATTAAAATCATACGATTCCGTAATCATCGGCACTTTAACTCTATCCACAAGTTTTCCAAAGACATTAAATATTTCTAAATCTCTATCCGGGAACCAATTCGGCCTGTTTTCATGGAATAATATATGAATCCGGTCTGACGCGGGGTTCGGCCATATCTTCAAACCTCCATGCTCCCATGCCTCCATGCCCCCATGCTCTTCATGAATTCCAACAGTTGTATCACAACCTGATGAATCACATCCAATGCTGTCCAGTTTCTGCACCCAGATGGATTGCTCCCATTCGGGATCACCTAAAGCCATACCTGTAATGATTATTCCATTATCGGATGTGATCCTGAGATCATTAAGGTGGTTTTCAAATGTAGGATAATAACTGTATCGCCTCATCCAGATACTATCACCATTTTCCTTTGTTTTTAATATCCAACCATAATTACCAAATCCGTCAGCAAAAGCACCTGTTCCAGAAACGATAATACTTCCATCGCCCAGTTCCTCTATTGTAGAACACCACCCCAGAAATGTCGTATCACTATACTTCCTTTCCCAAAGCATATTTCCTGCAGTATCTGTTTTAAATAACCATACTTTATGATCCGGGTAATCCGGATGTGGTTGTGACACAGCATAGGTGCTCCCAACGAGATAATTACCATCTTGAGATAGAAAAACTACAGAATGCCCGTCATCAAAGATACCTCCATAATATTTAATCCATATCTGGTTTCCAAGGCTATCTATTTTTAGAAGACCTGGATCCCTTAAAGTGTTATTTCCAACTTTTTCTTTATCCAGCCCGATTAAAAAATTTCCTTCAGGCAATTGAGCAATTGTACAACCACCGTCTAACCAATGCAATTGACCGTATGAGTGAGACCATTCTATATTTCCCAAGCTATCAGTTCTTATTAGTAATATATCTTCATCATCTCCTGACACCCGAATCGTACCTGTGATGAGATACCCTTTATCAGGTAATTGTTCACAAACCGTAAAAATGATAGCTGTATAATCAATCGAGACAGTATCACCATAAATTCTGGACCAGAGTGAATCGCCATTTTCATCAAATTTTATCAATAATCCGACATCTCTAATAGAATCTTCTATACTCCCACTTATAACAAATCCACCATCGGATGTACTGATACAACCACGCATTCCACCCGCATAATAATTATGAAAATCTTCCCCATAAGTTTTCCACCATAGTTTGTTTCCCTGGTCATCAATGGAAGTAAGGACAATTTTTTTAAAAATATATTCATTGGATATTACACCACTAACTCCACTAACCACATAACCTGATTCCGTTTCAAGAATACTCAATGCTGCGCTCCAGTTATCATTGTTAAAGCGGTTGTTAAAGTAAGTGTATTGGCCTTTTAAGTCAAATAATCCAAAGAACAATATAAATAAAAATATGAACTTTTTCATATTTCCTTTTTTGAACAATTTTTCAATAAAAATAATGTAAATCCTTCAATAACTTGCTGATCAAACCAATAATAATATTTAGTGTCTGATAAAAATAAACCCTGCCTATTACAGCAGGGTTTAAAAATTTAGAAAAATTTAAATTTTATTGATTGGAATGTAAGCACTTACTTTATCACATTTAATTTCAATACTTTTTCTACTTTGCCATTGATAATTAATTTGATTGTATAGAAGCCTGAACTATAGAAAGAAGTTCTTCTGATTAATTGATTTTGCTGACCCTCAATAAGTCCTTCTTCAATAATCCTTCCTGATGGATCACTGATTGAATATGAGGCTTGTCCTGGAATTCTTTCAAAATAATATTCCATAATGAAATAATCATTACATGGATTCGGATATACGCTGAAAATCTTTTCTTGATCCAATTCAGTAATATAATCCGGATTTTCTGCAGTATACTTTCTTAAAACTGGACCAGATACCGGTAAAATATAAACTTCAGGATAGCTTGCAGAATCAATGTGTTGCAAGATATTTTGAGCCATGATCGCCGGTCGTGAATCATGTTCTGCCATTTGATACAAAACCTGGCGTGATGTATTATCAAGAGAATCCATTGGCTTGCCCTGCTGCATAATATTGCTAACCATTGTATATAATGTCAGGTAATCCTGGTGTTCAATTTCCTGTTCTGAATCCATCACAAATTGATTTGGCAAGTTAGTTAGGACTGTAAATGCATTGGAAATATTTCCTTGCTCCAGGTACCTGTTTGCCAGGTAATAATTGTCATTTAAATTCCCATGATTAGTGATCAAAGAAATGATACTCTCTTCAACTGAAGTTGAATAATCTTCCGCCAAATAAATTTTCATGAGCTTATTGAATGCTAAGGCTCGTTCTTGTTCATACCAGGCAATCTCACTTTCACGTTGTTCCTTTAACGCTATAGAATCCAATCCTTCCATTATCTCTTCCATCATGTAATCTGGCACCGGAGGCACTCTTTGTTCAAGAGCTTCAACCAATGCCTCCTTCTTAACTCCATGAGGATTAGCCACCATAATATCCCTTATCATTGCATTGACTAAAACATTCTCTTTTGCAATACTACTAGACAATACAGTATCGGAAAGGTAGGGAGAGTCTTGCATAAGTTCATCGTAAATATCAAGAGCTTCGGGTTCTGTTGAACTTTCGACTTCATAATTCAATTGTTGGGTATTACCTGCATCGATCCAGAGACTGAGAGCATTTGAGGATGAATCCCTTAAATTCTCCATTAATGTCAATCTTGTCCTTAGTTCTTGTTCATTCAATACAATAGGTGCTGATTTTTTGTGCCCATCACCTAAACTATAATGGGTAGGACAAACATCATCATAAGTAGTATAACGAATGTATCCATAATGCGTGATATTTTGATGATAAAAAGGAATCCATGCATCTTGAGGAGATAGACTATCATGATGGAAATAATAAATCCATTGCCGGGATAAGGTATTATTAAAATCGCTGTATGGGTTATTATTGTTAGCATGAGAAAATAAATTTCCTGCTGGTGCAGTTTTATCTCCGGGAATATATGCCCCTTGATGAATTGAAATTCCCTTGTTTGCTGATGCCGTATCCGCTGTTACAGCAAAATCACCCCTGTTATCGGTACAAATATTACATTTCAACTTTAATCCTGTAAAATTAGAGGTTCCCCTGTTCCTATTTTGTGCCAGTATGCCCATATGTAAGCGGTCAAAAGTGTTGCGGTAGATCATATTCAAATTGTCTTCCGAATTGTTAACAATAATTCCAATACTAAGAATTTCATCTGGGAAAGGATATTCGTCCTCATTATAAAAATTATTTTCCTCAACAGTGTATCCAGTGCAGTTATCTAAATATAATCCACCAAAAATATCGTTCGGACCATGGAATATACTTATATAATAAACTTCGAAATTATTAAATATGATATCTGAATTATTTATGCCTTTACAATAGATGCCTGTTAGGTTATTGAAAAAACCCGAATGATTAACTTTAAACGTTCTTGCAGTAGTAGCATCGGTAGCATGAATACCATAATTCAAATTAGTGAATTTGCTTGAATCAGGGTCTTCGCCAGGATACCAACTTACTGTAAAATCAGCATCATAGCTATAAATTCCAATTCCTCTTTCACTCATTGAAGCTTCTTCTTCCGGTCTGGAGTTAGTAAAGCTACAACCATTAACGTTTATACCTTTTACGCCATC
This DNA window, taken from Bacteroidales bacterium, encodes the following:
- a CDS encoding nucleotidyltransferase domain-containing protein, which encodes MDKTDALNIAQKYANAVNANYEFIRIFLFGSYAKGNYNDDSDIDIAVVFKDYSNLIDMQLELMRLRRKIDSRIEPHPFREYEFELSNPIVNEIIKYGKEININIS
- a CDS encoding HEPN domain-containing protein codes for the protein MSEQNLDIDVDKVVRYWIETSDEDFQTMLHLFDSKSYAWSLFLGHISVEKLLKAYYVSKNKKHAPLTHNLYRLAEISELKLTDEYADLLDKITSFNLNARYDDYKREFYSLCTVDFTKDWIGKIKKIRLWIKQML
- a CDS encoding T9SS type A sorting domain-containing protein encodes the protein MFKKGNMKKFIFLFILFFGLFDLKGQYTYFNNRFNNDNWSAALSILETESGYVVSGVSGVISNEYIFKKIVLTSIDDQGNKLWWKTYGEDFHNYYAGGMRGCISTSDGGFVISGSIEDSIRDVGLLIKFDENGDSLWSRIYGDTVSIDYTAIIFTVCEQLPDKGYLITGTIRVSGDDEDILLIRTDSLGNIEWSHSYGQLHWLDGGCTIAQLPEGNFLIGLDKEKVGNNTLRDPGLLKIDSLGNQIWIKYYGGIFDDGHSVVFLSQDGNYLVGSTYAVSQPHPDYPDHKVWLFKTDTAGNMLWERKYSDTTFLGWCSTIEELGDGSIIVSGTGAFADGFGNYGWILKTKENGDSIWMRRYSYYPTFENHLNDLRITSDNGIIITGMALGDPEWEQSIWVQKLDSIGCDSSGCDTTVGIHEEHGGMEAWEHGGLKIWPNPASDRIHILFHENRPNWFPDRDLEIFNVFGKLVDRVKVPMITESYDFNISNLPQGLYLLVIRERQRVVYTGKFLIAR
- a CDS encoding T9SS type A sorting domain-containing protein, which encodes MLTPLTSLLYNDDDIRCLDLDSDGYYNWGLTAIKPDTCPECSDSCDCDDSKSYLGPYDENYNCTLLCDQFFLDDDTLFISADDTWYGIKYINQIVFIEDQAKLTIKGEVGLCEDAAIIVDRGSELIIDDGLLHGTCSNMWQGIEVWGTTTASQFTSGAQGKITIIDGGTIENAITAVFLSKSNGSGGYIGGYEGGIIQTDDAHFINNRTGVRFFPYRNLVSGVEMDNLSYFHKSEFLTDAELADESIPENFLYLDGVKGINVNGCSFTNSRPEEEASMSERGIGIYSYDADFTVSWYPGEDPDSSKFTNLNYGIHATDATTARTFKVNHSGFFNNLTGIYCKGINNSDIIFNNFEVYYISIFHGPNDIFGGLYLDNCTGYTVEENNFYNEDEYPFPDEILSIGIIVNNSEDNLNMIYRNTFDRLHMGILAQNRNRGTSNFTGLKLKCNICTDNRGDFAVTADTASANKGISIHQGAYIPGDKTAPAGNLFSHANNNNPYSDFNNTLSRQWIYYFHHDSLSPQDAWIPFYHQNITHYGYIRYTTYDDVCPTHYSLGDGHKKSAPIVLNEQELRTRLTLMENLRDSSSNALSLWIDAGNTQQLNYEVESSTEPEALDIYDELMQDSPYLSDTVLSSSIAKENVLVNAMIRDIMVANPHGVKKEALVEALEQRVPPVPDYMMEEIMEGLDSIALKEQRESEIAWYEQERALAFNKLMKIYLAEDYSTSVEESIISLITNHGNLNDNYYLANRYLEQGNISNAFTVLTNLPNQFVMDSEQEIEHQDYLTLYTMVSNIMQQGKPMDSLDNTSRQVLYQMAEHDSRPAIMAQNILQHIDSASYPEVYILPVSGPVLRKYTAENPDYITELDQEKIFSVYPNPCNDYFIMEYYFERIPGQASYSISDPSGRIIEEGLIEGQQNQLIRRTSFYSSGFYTIKLIINGKVEKVLKLNVIK